A single region of the Vibrio chagasii genome encodes:
- a CDS encoding glycosyltransferase — translation MKKVLAIGYVWPEPNSSAAGSHMMSLLRLFKRQGWSVEFATPAQETEHMIDLSEEGITSQSIELNCDSFDQYIEQLQPDVVMFDRFMMEEQFGWRVEKVCPNAFKLLDTEDLQFLRNARHEAVKKETDLTKEHLYSDLAKREIAAILRCDLSLIISSYEMELLQSEFNIDPKLLHHLPFMVDLNTLPERTKSYEERKHFMTIGNFRHAPNWDAVLQLQKIWPKIRKQLPDTELHIYGSYPPPKATALHNPKTGFHIKGWAKDAQEVMEEARVCVAPLRFGAGIKGKLLDAMKLQTPNVTSEIGSEGMLPQGELQWPGAVADDIDEFVTAAVELYRDEEKWLEAQSQCHSILEAHYEQDKLGNQLIERITALVSELDSHRLDNFFGSMLKHHTMASTKYMSQWIAEKNKTK, via the coding sequence TTGAAGAAAGTTTTAGCAATTGGCTACGTTTGGCCAGAACCGAATTCATCGGCGGCTGGCAGCCATATGATGTCACTTTTACGCCTGTTTAAGCGACAAGGCTGGTCTGTTGAATTCGCAACGCCTGCTCAAGAGACCGAGCATATGATTGATCTCTCTGAAGAGGGTATCACGAGCCAATCTATTGAACTGAATTGCGATAGCTTTGATCAGTACATCGAACAGCTACAACCTGATGTTGTCATGTTTGACCGTTTTATGATGGAAGAACAATTTGGTTGGCGTGTTGAGAAGGTATGCCCTAATGCCTTTAAGCTATTGGATACTGAAGATTTACAGTTCCTACGTAATGCTCGACATGAAGCTGTTAAAAAAGAGACAGATCTGACGAAAGAGCATCTTTACAGTGATCTGGCCAAGCGTGAAATTGCCGCGATTCTGCGCTGTGATCTTTCGTTGATCATTTCAAGCTACGAGATGGAGCTGCTCCAATCTGAGTTCAATATCGATCCAAAACTTCTACATCATCTACCTTTCATGGTTGATCTTAATACTTTGCCTGAACGCACGAAAAGTTATGAAGAACGTAAGCATTTCATGACGATAGGTAATTTTAGGCATGCGCCTAACTGGGATGCTGTGCTTCAGCTACAGAAGATTTGGCCAAAGATTCGTAAGCAGTTGCCTGACACTGAACTTCATATTTATGGATCTTATCCTCCGCCAAAAGCAACCGCTTTGCACAATCCTAAAACCGGTTTCCATATCAAAGGTTGGGCGAAAGATGCTCAAGAAGTTATGGAAGAGGCACGTGTATGTGTTGCGCCATTACGTTTTGGTGCGGGCATTAAAGGTAAGTTGCTTGACGCGATGAAGCTACAAACCCCGAATGTGACCAGCGAGATCGGCAGTGAAGGCATGCTACCGCAAGGTGAACTGCAATGGCCGGGTGCGGTGGCTGATGATATCGATGAGTTTGTGACTGCAGCAGTTGAGCTTTATCGCGATGAAGAAAAGTGGCTTGAAGCCCAAAGTCAGTGTCACTCTATTCTTGAAGCGCATTACGAGCAAGATAAGTTAGGCAATCAACTGATCGAACGAATAACTGCGTTGGTTTCTGAGCTTGATTCGCATCGATTAGATAATTTCTTCGGTTCAATGCTCAAGCACCACACCATGGCAAGCACCAAGTACATGTCACAGTGGATAGCTGAAAAGAACAAGACTAAGTAG
- the nrdD gene encoding anaerobic ribonucleoside-triphosphate reductase → MKSIVIKRDGSRAPFSRDRIQAAVEAASDKTDKEIAIYALNVALAVELKLEDYDEVHISEIQTMVENELMQGPYKSLARAYIEYRHDRDIAREKQSALTREIEGLIEESNVDLINENANKDGKVIPTQRDLLAGIVAKHYAKTHILPRDIVHAHECGDIHYHDLDYAPFFPMFNCMLIDLKGMLTHGFKMGNAEIDTPKSISTATAVTAQIIAQVASHIYGGTTINRIDEVLEPYVMASYEKHLSLAKEWDIHSPEAFAISRTEKECYDAFQSLEYEVNTLHTANGQTPFVTFGFGLGESWGSKLIQQSILKNRIAGLGKNRKTAVFPKLVFAIKDGLNHQPQDPNYDIKQLALECASKRMYPDILNYDKVVEVTGSFKTPMGCRSFLNTYEENGELIHEGRNNLGVVSLNLPRIAINAKQDMAKFYELLDEKLKLARRALETRISRLENVKARVAPILYMEGACGVRLKADDSIADIFKNGRASVSLGYIGIHEAMTALYGTDVHLYDDGEMRAKALELVEYMKCEVESWTKETGYAFSLYGTPSENLCSRFCSIDTKEFGVIDGVTDRGYYTNSFHLDVQKKVNPYDKIDFEMPYPEISSGGFICYGEFPNMQKNIEALENVWDYSYTRVPYYGTNTPIDECYECGYNGEFDCTSKGFTCPKCGNYDSTKVSVTRRVCGYLGSPDARPFNFGKQEEVKRRVKHL, encoded by the coding sequence GTGAAATCAATCGTAATCAAGCGTGATGGCTCAAGAGCTCCATTCAGTAGAGATCGCATCCAGGCTGCAGTGGAAGCAGCATCAGACAAAACCGATAAGGAAATTGCTATTTATGCATTGAATGTGGCATTAGCAGTTGAGTTGAAGCTCGAAGACTACGATGAAGTTCATATCTCTGAAATTCAAACCATGGTCGAGAATGAGCTGATGCAGGGACCATATAAGTCTTTAGCACGCGCATACATCGAATATCGTCATGATCGCGATATCGCACGTGAAAAGCAAAGCGCTTTAACTCGTGAGATCGAAGGTTTGATCGAAGAAAGCAATGTTGATCTAATCAATGAAAATGCGAACAAAGATGGCAAAGTTATCCCAACTCAGCGTGACCTGTTGGCGGGTATCGTGGCTAAACACTATGCGAAAACTCACATTTTGCCACGTGATATCGTACATGCTCACGAATGTGGTGATATTCACTACCACGATCTAGACTACGCACCGTTCTTCCCGATGTTTAACTGTATGCTTATCGACTTGAAAGGCATGTTAACGCATGGCTTCAAGATGGGTAACGCAGAAATCGATACGCCTAAGTCTATCTCTACCGCAACGGCAGTAACCGCGCAGATCATCGCACAAGTGGCGAGCCATATTTACGGCGGTACAACGATCAACCGTATCGACGAGGTTTTAGAACCTTACGTGATGGCAAGTTACGAGAAGCATTTATCGTTAGCGAAAGAGTGGGACATTCATAGCCCAGAAGCGTTTGCTATCTCTCGTACTGAAAAAGAGTGTTACGACGCATTCCAATCTCTTGAATACGAAGTAAACACCTTGCACACAGCTAATGGTCAAACACCATTCGTGACGTTTGGTTTTGGTTTAGGTGAAAGCTGGGGCTCGAAACTGATTCAGCAATCAATCTTGAAAAACCGCATTGCAGGTTTGGGTAAGAACCGCAAAACAGCCGTGTTCCCTAAACTGGTATTTGCAATCAAAGATGGCTTGAACCACCAGCCACAAGATCCAAACTACGATATCAAGCAACTGGCACTTGAGTGTGCGTCTAAGCGCATGTACCCAGACATTCTTAACTACGACAAAGTAGTAGAAGTGACAGGGTCATTCAAAACACCTATGGGCTGCCGTAGCTTCTTGAATACATACGAAGAAAACGGCGAGCTTATCCATGAAGGCCGTAACAACTTAGGTGTTGTGAGCTTGAACTTGCCACGTATTGCGATCAACGCAAAACAAGATATGGCTAAGTTTTACGAGTTGCTTGATGAAAAACTGAAGCTTGCTCGTCGCGCATTGGAAACTCGTATCTCTCGTCTAGAAAACGTGAAAGCGCGTGTTGCTCCAATCCTATATATGGAAGGTGCATGTGGTGTTCGCTTGAAAGCAGATGACTCTATTGCTGATATCTTTAAGAACGGCCGTGCATCTGTTTCTCTTGGTTACATTGGTATCCACGAAGCAATGACTGCTTTATACGGTACTGACGTTCACTTGTACGACGATGGCGAAATGCGTGCTAAAGCGCTTGAGCTGGTGGAGTACATGAAGTGTGAAGTGGAATCTTGGACCAAAGAGACAGGTTACGCGTTCAGCCTATACGGCACACCAAGTGAAAACCTATGTAGCCGCTTCTGCAGCATCGATACCAAAGAGTTTGGTGTGATTGATGGTGTAACAGACCGTGGTTACTACACAAACAGCTTCCACTTAGATGTGCAGAAGAAAGTGAACCCATACGACAAGATCGATTTCGAGATGCCTTATCCTGAAATTTCTAGCGGTGGTTTCATCTGTTACGGCGAATTCCCTAACATGCAGAAGAACATCGAAGCATTAGAAAACGTATGGGATTACAGCTACACACGTGTTCCTTACTACGGCACCAACACACCGATTGATGAGTGTTACGAGTGTGGTTACAACGGTGAGTTTGACTGTACAAGCAAGGGCTTTACGTGTCCTAAGTGTGGCAACTATGACTCAACCAAAGTATCGGTAACACGTCGTGTTTGTGGTTACCTTGGTAGTCCAGACGCACGCCCATTTAACTTCGGTAAGCAAGAAGAAGTTAAACGCCGCGTGAAGCATCTTTAA
- the trxC gene encoding thioredoxin TrxC — MSTFNTRCPSCGGVNRVPSERISESPTCGKCKNALLDGAPIEGTSLNFQSILNSSQPVVVDFWATWCNPCVGFAPVFSDVAKERDGDVRFVKIDTEAQQQLAAMYQIRSIPTVMVFKNGQRVDTINGALPKGQFDQWLNQALAK; from the coding sequence ATGTCTACATTCAACACTCGTTGCCCTTCTTGCGGTGGCGTAAACCGAGTTCCTTCAGAAAGAATTTCAGAAAGCCCTACTTGTGGTAAGTGCAAAAATGCACTTCTAGACGGTGCACCAATCGAAGGTACATCACTGAACTTCCAATCGATTTTGAACAGTTCACAACCTGTCGTTGTCGATTTTTGGGCGACATGGTGCAACCCATGTGTAGGTTTCGCACCTGTATTTAGCGATGTCGCTAAAGAGCGCGATGGCGATGTTCGATTTGTTAAAATCGATACCGAAGCTCAACAGCAACTGGCGGCTATGTATCAAATCAGAAGCATCCCAACGGTGATGGTATTCAAGAACGGTCAGCGTGTTGATACGATCAACGGTGCCTTACCAAAAGGTCAATTTGATCAATGGCTTAATCAAGCTTTGGCTAAATAA
- a CDS encoding endonuclease/exonuclease/phosphatase family protein, whose translation MKRLQNWIMLGCLLSSQAFAEPLTISSWNIEWLSTNEAVNKFSDKRDQADFDKLEEYFQSLNADVVAFQEVDDINAIQRVAGDQYKILMSNRALPENSNRQFKEVNQYTGFAVRKGVTLTNHADFPLESSSNSKLRFASYIVIETETKPIHMLSVHLKAGCSGAYKSNRDCSRLKEQAQQLNKWIKQRERNNEDYAILGDFNHNLAYSRDWMWKELTQYTDAQLATRKTRADCKVRSNRNNHRTHQFRSVIDHIVVSESLNAAPAKQQVFETQDVLDYKLSDHCPVSTTIKQ comes from the coding sequence ATGAAACGACTTCAAAACTGGATAATGTTAGGTTGCTTACTCAGTAGCCAAGCATTTGCTGAACCTTTAACCATATCCAGTTGGAATATCGAATGGTTATCAACCAACGAGGCTGTGAATAAGTTTTCTGACAAACGTGATCAAGCTGATTTCGACAAACTTGAAGAATACTTTCAATCCTTAAACGCCGATGTGGTTGCGTTTCAAGAAGTCGATGACATAAATGCCATTCAGCGTGTGGCTGGTGATCAATACAAGATATTGATGTCTAACCGAGCATTACCAGAAAACAGTAACCGCCAATTTAAAGAAGTGAACCAATACACTGGGTTTGCCGTTCGTAAAGGGGTAACCCTCACCAACCACGCTGACTTTCCTCTGGAATCGAGTTCTAACAGCAAGCTTAGGTTTGCCAGCTATATCGTTATAGAAACAGAGACTAAACCCATTCATATGCTATCGGTACATTTAAAAGCGGGCTGCAGCGGCGCTTATAAGTCCAACCGAGACTGCTCACGCTTAAAAGAGCAAGCTCAGCAATTGAATAAATGGATAAAGCAGAGAGAGCGCAATAACGAAGACTACGCCATTCTTGGCGACTTTAACCATAACCTCGCTTACTCACGAGATTGGATGTGGAAAGAGTTAACACAATATACTGATGCGCAGTTAGCGACACGAAAGACACGCGCAGACTGCAAAGTACGCTCTAACCGCAACAACCATCGCACGCATCAGTTCCGCTCTGTTATTGATCATATTGTGGTGAGCGAATCATTGAATGCAGCTCCGGCTAAACAACAGGTATTTGAAACGCAAGATGTGCTGGACTACAAACTCAGCGACCATTGCCCAGTATCAACGACCATCAAACAATAG
- a CDS encoding YeeE/YedE family protein produces MLSLIPWDAFFGGMLLGMSAIVLMLGIGRVAGISGIVSRLLPVRASNKESKSVDTDKTEKQWRIAFVVGMVVSGWLLIPTGYQLPQLEEMNLVVVVIAGLLVGFGTKTANGCTSGHGIVGMARLSKRSIIATCVFMGVAMATVLVKSPMGLGA; encoded by the coding sequence GTGTTGAGTTTGATTCCTTGGGATGCGTTTTTCGGCGGCATGCTGTTGGGCATGTCGGCCATTGTGTTAATGCTCGGGATTGGTCGAGTCGCTGGTATTAGTGGAATTGTCAGTCGATTATTGCCAGTTCGTGCTAGCAACAAAGAAAGTAAAAGCGTGGATACAGACAAAACTGAAAAGCAATGGCGCATCGCATTTGTTGTTGGAATGGTCGTAAGTGGTTGGTTGTTGATTCCTACCGGTTACCAACTCCCACAACTGGAAGAGATGAATCTCGTAGTGGTAGTTATCGCAGGTCTGTTAGTTGGCTTTGGCACTAAAACAGCGAATGGTTGTACAAGCGGACATGGCATTGTGGGCATGGCGCGCTTATCTAAGCGTTCAATTATCGCGACCTGTGTATTCATGGGTGTCGCAATGGCTACTGTGCTTGTTAAGAGCCCAATGGGGTTGGGGGCATAA
- the nrdG gene encoding anaerobic ribonucleoside-triphosphate reductase-activating protein, which yields MNYHQYHPIDVVNGPGTRCTLFVSGCVHQCRGCYNQSTQRLDSGHLFTQELQDHIIADLNDPRIKRRGLSLSGGDPLHPANVSEVLKLVQRVKAECEGKDIWMWTGYELDELDEKQKQVLEYVDTLIDGRFEQDKADPMLDWRGSSNQIIHRFTDI from the coding sequence ATGAATTATCATCAATATCACCCAATCGACGTTGTAAATGGCCCCGGAACACGCTGCACCTTGTTCGTATCGGGTTGTGTGCACCAGTGCCGTGGGTGTTATAACCAGTCGACGCAAAGGTTGGATTCTGGGCATTTGTTCACTCAAGAATTACAAGACCACATTATTGCCGATCTGAATGACCCGCGAATCAAACGTCGTGGCTTGTCGCTTTCTGGTGGTGATCCTCTGCATCCTGCGAATGTGTCTGAAGTGCTTAAGCTTGTTCAGCGTGTAAAAGCTGAATGCGAAGGCAAAGATATCTGGATGTGGACGGGCTACGAGCTAGACGAACTCGATGAAAAGCAGAAGCAAGTGCTGGAATATGTCGATACTTTGATTGATGGTCGCTTTGAGCAAGATAAAGCGGATCCGATGTTGGATTGGCGTGGCAGTTCAAACCAAATTATCCATCGATTCACTGATATCTAA
- a CDS encoding MATE family efflux transporter, producing the protein MPIHFSHIHDRGNAMLSTYRHLDKDFWQKLLHIGLPVSLQTMLFSLLGVVDIFMVNQLGYAATAAVGVGNRIFFFNLIMVSGISGAVSVLASQYFGAGDFNGIRRVLSQSWALSIFAIIPFILIYTLAPESVVSVVASDPDYIRLATDYLWITGASLIGTAIVVPLESALRSVGEAKLPTNISIWAIIVNAILNALLIFGLFGFPELGVVGAAIGTTASRFFQTIALLVMARKHYAHLFPTIESWRDAILPKHRKKYFKIAIPMLIHDTAWAGGILIYNVIVGQIGVGELAIISLLSPVESILISAFLGFAVAASIILGNEIGAKNYQRVENTAWGYVFVSCALATLLALLCFIAKPAIIQLIDLTHLELKDTAVNVALVMAAGMILRVFNMVGIGGVLKSGGDINYSIFIDIFGQWAIGIPLAYFTALVLGWSLEWVLMIVLLEELAKIALTSQRIHSKKWINNLIEEPNQLAT; encoded by the coding sequence ATGCCGATACACTTCTCGCATATTCACGACAGGGGAAATGCGATGCTCTCGACATATCGTCATTTAGACAAAGATTTTTGGCAAAAGTTACTGCACATCGGTTTACCTGTGTCTCTGCAAACCATGTTGTTTTCATTGCTCGGCGTAGTCGATATTTTCATGGTCAATCAGCTTGGTTATGCGGCAACCGCAGCAGTTGGTGTTGGCAACCGTATCTTCTTCTTTAACCTAATCATGGTATCGGGAATCAGCGGTGCAGTCAGTGTGCTAGCTTCGCAATATTTTGGTGCGGGCGATTTCAATGGGATTCGACGTGTCTTGTCGCAATCTTGGGCCTTGTCTATCTTTGCCATCATCCCTTTTATTTTGATTTACACATTAGCTCCTGAATCAGTCGTGTCTGTGGTGGCCTCAGACCCTGATTACATCCGCTTGGCAACGGATTACCTTTGGATAACAGGAGCCAGCCTTATTGGTACGGCAATCGTTGTGCCGCTAGAAAGCGCACTGCGATCGGTTGGTGAAGCCAAATTGCCCACCAATATCAGTATTTGGGCAATCATCGTCAATGCGATTCTCAATGCTCTGCTGATCTTCGGACTATTTGGCTTTCCAGAACTAGGCGTGGTTGGCGCAGCGATTGGCACCACGGCTTCTCGATTCTTTCAGACGATTGCATTGCTTGTTATGGCGAGAAAACATTACGCGCATCTATTCCCTACGATTGAGAGTTGGCGTGATGCAATATTACCTAAGCACAGAAAGAAGTACTTCAAGATTGCGATTCCTATGCTGATTCACGACACGGCATGGGCTGGTGGAATACTGATTTACAACGTTATTGTAGGTCAGATCGGGGTTGGTGAACTTGCGATCATCTCACTGCTATCTCCAGTGGAAAGTATCTTAATTTCAGCCTTCTTAGGTTTTGCCGTCGCTGCTTCGATCATCCTTGGTAATGAGATTGGTGCTAAGAACTATCAACGTGTTGAAAACACCGCTTGGGGCTATGTATTTGTAAGCTGTGCGCTTGCGACACTATTGGCACTGCTGTGTTTTATCGCCAAGCCTGCCATTATTCAATTAATCGATTTAACGCACCTAGAACTCAAAGATACAGCGGTCAACGTAGCCTTGGTGATGGCGGCAGGGATGATATTGAGAGTGTTCAACATGGTTGGCATCGGAGGTGTTTTAAAGAGTGGTGGGGACATCAACTACAGCATCTTTATCGACATATTCGGCCAGTGGGCGATTGGCATCCCCCTCGCCTACTTCACCGCTTTGGTGCTTGGCTGGTCTTTAGAATGGGTGTTGATGATTGTGTTACTGGAGGAGCTGGCGAAGATCGCGTTAACTAGCCAGCGAATTCATTCTAAGAAATGGATAAACAACCTCATAGAAGAGCCTAACCAACTAGCCACTTAA
- a CDS encoding YeeE/YedE family protein, translated as MKNSSFTIVVGLFAGVLFGSGMIISGMVDPNKVLGFLDITGDWDISLAFVMGGALMVFAPFYHLVIKKRDKAINGERLDSRNNPLIDIKLIVGSTAFGLGWGLAGFCPGPAVTSLSGGNPTVWVFMVSMLVGMWLAGRTNKTC; from the coding sequence ATGAAAAACTCTTCATTTACTATCGTTGTTGGTTTGTTTGCTGGAGTCTTGTTTGGCTCGGGTATGATCATTTCAGGCATGGTCGATCCTAACAAGGTACTCGGCTTCTTAGACATTACAGGTGATTGGGACATAAGTCTGGCATTCGTAATGGGCGGTGCACTGATGGTGTTTGCGCCGTTTTATCATCTAGTCATTAAAAAGCGCGATAAAGCGATCAATGGTGAGCGATTAGATAGCCGCAATAATCCGTTAATCGACATAAAGCTGATTGTGGGTTCTACAGCGTTTGGCTTAGGTTGGGGGCTTGCTGGCTTTTGTCCTGGTCCTGCGGTGACGAGTCTTAGTGGCGGTAACCCAACCGTATGGGTATTTATGGTCAGCATGCTGGTGGGAATGTGGCTTGCAGGTCGAACGAATAAAACCTGTTAG
- a CDS encoding GMC family oxidoreductase translates to MDNYDFIIVGGGSAGCVMASRLSEDPNTTVCLLEAGGKDTSPFIHTPVGVVAMMPTKLNNWAFETVEQPGLSGRKGYQPRGKTLGGSSSINAMMYARGHRYDYDTWEGLGNAGWGYESCLPYFKKAENNEVHKDEYHGQGGPLNVANLRSPSPMLERYLFACESIGVPRNEDINGAAQFGAMPTQVTQLNGERCSAAKAYLTPNLSRPNLTVVTKATTHKVLFEGKKAVGVEYVSNGNRYQIRCNKEVILSAGAFGSPQLLLLSGVGAKDELAEHSIEQLHELPGVGKNLQDHIDLVHSYKCSEKRETFGISLQMAAEMTKALPLWHKERRGKMSSNFAEGIGFLCSDDHIAVPDLEFVFVVAVVDDHARKIHTSHGFTSHVTLLRPKSHGTVTLNSSDPYDPPKIDPAFFSHPDDMEIMIKGWKKQYQMLESEAFDDIRGDAFYPVDANDDKAIEQDIRNRSDTQYHPVGTCKMGTADDVLAVVDKDLKVHGMESLRVIDASIMPTLVGANTNAPTIMIAEKIADQIKEQYGLSEQSDLNQKSDLNKHEAGEKAEHELSV, encoded by the coding sequence ATGGATAACTATGACTTTATTATTGTAGGCGGCGGCTCAGCTGGGTGTGTGATGGCTTCTCGATTGTCAGAAGACCCAAATACTACCGTTTGCTTGCTCGAGGCTGGTGGCAAAGACACGAGCCCCTTTATTCATACTCCAGTTGGCGTTGTGGCGATGATGCCGACCAAGCTCAATAACTGGGCTTTTGAGACGGTTGAGCAACCGGGCTTAAGTGGGCGTAAAGGTTATCAGCCAAGAGGTAAGACGCTAGGCGGGTCGAGTTCTATTAACGCCATGATGTACGCGCGTGGACATCGCTATGACTATGACACTTGGGAAGGTTTAGGTAATGCTGGATGGGGCTATGAGTCGTGCCTGCCTTACTTTAAGAAAGCTGAAAACAACGAAGTGCACAAAGATGAGTACCATGGTCAAGGAGGTCCCTTGAATGTGGCAAACCTTAGATCACCGAGCCCAATGTTGGAGCGCTACTTGTTCGCGTGCGAATCGATCGGTGTACCGCGAAATGAAGACATCAACGGAGCCGCTCAGTTTGGTGCCATGCCGACTCAGGTAACTCAGTTAAATGGTGAACGATGCAGTGCAGCCAAAGCCTATTTGACGCCAAACCTATCGCGTCCCAACCTAACTGTCGTAACTAAAGCGACGACTCATAAAGTCTTGTTTGAAGGTAAGAAAGCGGTTGGAGTTGAATACGTTTCTAACGGTAATCGCTATCAGATTCGATGTAACAAGGAAGTCATTTTATCTGCAGGGGCTTTCGGATCTCCTCAACTGTTGTTGCTGTCAGGTGTGGGTGCTAAAGACGAGTTGGCGGAACATAGTATCGAGCAACTCCATGAGCTGCCAGGAGTTGGAAAGAACCTGCAAGATCATATTGATTTGGTGCACTCTTATAAGTGCAGCGAAAAGCGAGAAACCTTCGGTATTTCGTTGCAAATGGCCGCTGAAATGACCAAAGCATTACCTCTGTGGCACAAAGAGCGCCGTGGGAAAATGAGCAGCAACTTTGCGGAAGGCATTGGCTTTCTTTGTTCTGATGATCATATCGCAGTGCCGGATTTGGAGTTTGTATTTGTCGTTGCTGTAGTGGATGACCACGCGAGAAAAATCCATACTAGTCATGGCTTTACCTCACATGTCACCTTGCTGAGGCCAAAAAGCCATGGCACCGTGACACTCAATAGCTCTGATCCTTACGATCCACCAAAGATCGACCCTGCGTTCTTCAGTCATCCTGATGACATGGAAATCATGATTAAAGGGTGGAAGAAGCAATATCAGATGCTAGAAAGCGAAGCGTTCGATGATATTCGTGGTGACGCTTTCTATCCGGTTGATGCCAATGATGACAAGGCGATTGAACAAGATATCCGCAATCGTTCAGATACCCAGTACCACCCTGTAGGAACCTGTAAAATGGGCACTGCCGATGATGTACTGGCAGTAGTGGACAAAGATTTGAAAGTTCATGGGATGGAGAGTTTACGAGTCATTGATGCTTCGATTATGCCGACACTCGTGGGAGCGAATACCAACGCGCCAACTATCATGATCGCAGAGAAGATTGCTGACCAGATCAAAGAGCAATATGGTTTGAGTGAACAAAGCGACTTGAATCAGAAGAGTGATTTGAACAAGCATGAAGCAGGCGAGAAAGCAGAACACGAATTGAGTGTTTAG
- a CDS encoding ketoacyl-ACP synthase III encodes MTKFYAEITGWGKCLPPAVLSNDDLSTFIDTSDEWIRTRTGIENRRISHVNTSELATVAAQHAMACAGLTAEDIDLVIVATCSPDSLIPNTASKVQQNLGIKSAAAFDLNAACTGFIYGVETATRLIQAGNYRNAIVVGAERLSFFIDWTKRDTAVLFGDGAGAVVLSRTEEQVGLQEAQIGCDAEGRDILAVPKFGSSMDRFAADNGYWDFDFVGKEIFKRAVKGMGAAAHTVLGRTGISTDNIDVVIPHQANIRIIQTLCDMAGIEREKAFVNIQNYGNTSAATVPIALCESLEQGFVKPNSNILVAAFGAGLTWGAGHIKWGSRVEPLGQSDAKLPEVDQSALELLKKAILHCKTRPNSESE; translated from the coding sequence ATGACAAAATTTTACGCCGAAATTACGGGCTGGGGAAAGTGTCTGCCACCAGCCGTGCTGTCCAATGATGATTTAAGCACATTCATTGATACGTCTGACGAGTGGATTCGTACTCGAACTGGTATCGAAAACCGTCGTATCAGTCATGTAAATACCTCTGAGCTAGCGACCGTTGCTGCTCAACACGCAATGGCGTGTGCTGGCCTAACGGCTGAAGACATCGATCTAGTTATCGTTGCGACGTGTAGCCCAGATTCTCTTATTCCTAACACTGCATCGAAAGTTCAACAGAACTTAGGTATCAAGAGCGCAGCAGCTTTTGACCTTAATGCAGCGTGTACGGGCTTCATCTACGGTGTTGAAACTGCAACTCGATTGATTCAGGCGGGCAATTACCGCAACGCTATCGTTGTCGGTGCAGAGCGTCTTTCATTCTTCATTGACTGGACCAAGCGTGATACTGCGGTTCTATTCGGTGATGGTGCGGGTGCAGTCGTACTTTCTCGCACTGAAGAGCAAGTTGGTCTCCAAGAAGCGCAAATCGGCTGTGATGCTGAAGGCCGAGACATTCTAGCAGTGCCTAAGTTCGGTTCTTCTATGGACCGTTTTGCGGCTGATAATGGTTACTGGGATTTTGATTTCGTAGGTAAAGAGATCTTCAAACGTGCGGTTAAAGGCATGGGTGCAGCAGCACACACGGTATTGGGCCGTACTGGAATCTCAACAGACAACATCGATGTTGTGATTCCACACCAAGCAAATATCCGAATCATTCAAACTCTGTGTGATATGGCGGGCATTGAGCGTGAGAAAGCGTTTGTGAACATTCAAAACTACGGCAACACGTCGGCAGCGACCGTGCCAATTGCACTATGTGAATCACTAGAGCAAGGTTTTGTTAAGCCTAATTCAAATATCCTGGTTGCAGCATTTGGTGCTGGTTTAACTTGGGGTGCAGGCCACATTAAATGGGGTAGCCGTGTTGAGCCGTTAGGTCAATCAGATGCCAAGCTGCCAGAAGTGGATCAATCAGCATTAGAACTATTAAAGAAGGCCATTTTACACTGTAAAACGCGCCCGAACTCAGAAAGCGAGTAG